From Candidatus Rokuibacteriota bacterium, a single genomic window includes:
- a CDS encoding cytochrome c-type biogenesis protein CcmH has protein sequence MRVLLALILVLGAAVGVSAAAPTEAQVDAVARELRCVVCQNQSVADSPSEMARQMREVIRERLAAGESPEQVKAYFASRYGEWVLLSPPTRGFPLLAWVLPLGALVGGLVGALLVLRRWSRRGGMTDEAEVDEEALAAVRRELERRAS, from the coding sequence ATGAGGGTGCTCCTGGCCCTGATCCTGGTCCTGGGCGCGGCCGTGGGGGTGTCCGCAGCGGCGCCCACCGAGGCCCAGGTGGACGCCGTTGCGCGCGAGCTGCGCTGCGTGGTGTGCCAGAACCAGTCCGTGGCGGACTCCCCGTCCGAGATGGCGCGCCAGATGCGCGAGGTCATCCGCGAGCGGCTGGCCGCGGGCGAGTCGCCCGAGCAGGTCAAGGCGTACTTCGCGAGCCGCTACGGCGAGTGGGTGCTGCTCTCACCGCCCACCCGGGGCTTCCCGCTCCTGGCCTGGGTTCTGCCGCTCGGAGCCCTGGTCGGTGGTTTAGTGGGCGCGCTCCTGGTCTTGAGGCGCTGGAGCCGCCGCGGCGGGATGACGGACGAGGCAGAGGTGGACGAAGAGGCGCTGGCGGCTGTCCGGAGAGAACTGGAAAGGAGGGCGTCGTGA